The Bacillus carboniphilus genome contains a region encoding:
- a CDS encoding AimR family lysis-lysogeny pheromone receptor — MLLIEIKQSIMNDSQNKVRSYQEIADMIGVTKNTVTNTIKFIETGRPQTSLQAILGYHQLYASLDDHERTTIRDYVENYDLKSSHLKDVMDYCYENDYFEVLELAIKKSKEKPYEMSKVARLYELLAKPRMREISYVEAYAQSKKIDYRHPHVEILKRYLEIVYLTNEDDFVNSEEKCIELMGILQKSDPHELPVTNINTRVNVVFLKVMFVQQKYHLVRETGFKLLDDLSGNRFTAMVFIYIGLSYQYEDYHLAKVHFLKALEIYKRLKLKGDYIVTQRNLELTSVIFDRYRIEELVDSKTIAIAYCLEGRMREADKIVTELEKGDLGSPILLISRGLIELYETGRDIYLRLSKLNFEKCGDFHFAELPMKIKELFLQKRQEWDVIDL; from the coding sequence ATGTTATTAATAGAAATCAAGCAAAGTATCATGAATGACTCACAAAATAAAGTGAGAAGTTATCAAGAAATTGCTGATATGATTGGGGTAACGAAAAACACGGTTACGAACACGATTAAGTTTATTGAAACTGGGCGTCCGCAAACCTCTTTACAAGCCATATTAGGTTATCATCAATTGTATGCTAGTTTAGATGATCATGAGAGGACAACTATAAGAGATTATGTCGAGAACTATGACTTAAAATCGAGTCATTTAAAGGATGTAATGGACTATTGTTATGAAAATGACTATTTTGAAGTTCTAGAATTGGCAATAAAAAAGAGTAAGGAAAAACCGTACGAAATGTCAAAGGTTGCTAGGCTTTATGAATTGTTGGCGAAACCGAGAATGCGTGAAATAAGTTATGTTGAGGCGTACGCTCAGTCCAAAAAGATTGATTACCGCCATCCGCATGTTGAAATTTTAAAGAGATATTTAGAAATTGTTTATCTTACGAATGAAGATGATTTTGTAAATTCTGAAGAAAAATGTATCGAACTAATGGGCATTTTGCAAAAATCAGATCCTCATGAATTGCCAGTAACAAATATTAATACCCGTGTGAACGTTGTTTTCTTAAAAGTTATGTTTGTACAGCAAAAATATCATTTAGTTAGAGAAACTGGGTTTAAGCTACTTGATGATCTTTCGGGAAACCGTTTTACTGCAATGGTATTCATCTATATTGGTTTATCCTATCAATATGAAGATTACCATCTAGCAAAGGTGCATTTTTTAAAAGCATTAGAGATTTACAAAAGGTTGAAGTTGAAAGGTGACTATATAGTAACGCAAAGAAATTTGGAGTTAACCTCTGTCATTTTCGATCGCTATCGTATAGAAGAGTTAGTTGATTCTAAAACAATCGCAATTGCTTATTGTTTGGAAGGAAGAATGAGAGAAGCTGATAAAATAGTAACCGAACTTGAAAAAGGTGACCTAGGTTCTCCGATTTTACTTATTTCTAGAGGATTAATCGAGTTATATGAAACAGGTAGAGACATCTACTTAAGATTATCAAAACTCAACTTTGAAAAGTGCGGCGACTTTCACTTTGCCGAGCTACCAATGAAAATTAAAGAGCTGTTTTTACAAAAGAGACAAGAGTGGGACGTTATTGATTTATAA
- a CDS encoding NADH dehydrogenase subunit 5, translated as MLVSLSSSLLLTLFFIALSFSLLSGLIFLLPRVPLKFVHIHIGIVALPPLVSILGLTNISENGAIGLWYLDSLAWFMAIFVLMIGLIIQRFSVRYLLGDRYYRKYFFLFTFTTSSASIAWLSGDLRLMVLSWGATLVGLIMLIGLNKGWRVAREATKVSSRLFLLSWLSLLFAVVWLFQATGEWQLSVALTKESLAQLTAWEKTGINLLIVLAVIIPAAQWPFQRWLIESVVAPTPVSAIMHAGLVNAGGIMLTRFSPLFNGDIASVVLLIIASISVLIGSGISLVQVDYKRQLVGSTIGQMGFMLIQCALGAYLAAIIHLILHGLFKATLFLQAGSAVRRFEVSTRVYKRSSYLWVWIGRTLGVLVGVAFWLMSSGDGYQLLSAFILGWSLSVSWKHLVAFGEGNFGRIVGLAIIGVCASVYLFIHNLFYDWLYTSVNQSIQPSMSVVMIVVSLLFLCNAIGSWVARHRSSVLFSILYVWLIRLGEAKPNSVESHPNYLKQLLSQGGNE; from the coding sequence TTGTTAGTCTCGTTAAGTTCGTCATTATTATTAACCTTATTTTTTATAGCATTAAGTTTTTCCTTGTTAAGTGGTTTAATTTTTCTTCTTCCCCGAGTACCATTGAAATTTGTACACATTCATATTGGGATAGTGGCTCTTCCGCCCTTAGTTTCTATATTGGGCCTTACTAATATTAGTGAGAATGGAGCGATTGGTCTATGGTACTTAGATTCGTTAGCTTGGTTTATGGCTATCTTCGTCCTTATGATTGGTTTGATTATTCAACGTTTTTCTGTACGTTATTTATTAGGAGACCGTTATTATCGTAAGTATTTCTTTCTCTTCACGTTTACGACTAGCTCTGCGTCGATTGCTTGGTTAAGTGGCGATCTTCGTTTAATGGTCTTATCATGGGGAGCCACTCTTGTTGGTTTAATTATGCTTATAGGGTTAAACAAAGGATGGAGAGTCGCGAGAGAAGCAACAAAGGTTTCTAGTCGATTATTTTTATTAAGCTGGCTTTCTCTTTTATTCGCAGTGGTATGGCTTTTTCAAGCTACAGGTGAGTGGCAGCTTTCCGTCGCTCTGACAAAGGAAAGTTTAGCTCAACTAACAGCATGGGAGAAAACAGGAATTAATTTATTGATTGTATTAGCAGTAATCATTCCTGCAGCCCAATGGCCATTTCAAAGGTGGTTAATTGAATCTGTTGTTGCACCCACACCTGTTTCTGCCATTATGCATGCAGGTTTAGTAAATGCGGGTGGAATCATGCTAACTCGGTTTTCACCTCTTTTTAATGGTGATATAGCTTCGGTTGTATTACTTATTATTGCAAGTATCTCAGTCTTAATAGGATCCGGTATTAGTTTAGTGCAAGTTGATTATAAGCGGCAGCTAGTAGGTTCCACGATTGGACAGATGGGGTTCATGCTCATTCAATGTGCATTAGGTGCCTATTTAGCAGCGATCATTCATCTTATTTTACATGGTTTGTTCAAAGCTACGCTGTTTTTGCAGGCTGGTTCAGCCGTACGGCGTTTTGAAGTTTCGACTCGTGTTTATAAAAGATCATCCTATTTATGGGTCTGGATTGGACGTACGTTAGGTGTACTTGTAGGGGTTGCATTTTGGTTGATGTCTTCTGGAGATGGGTATCAATTGCTGAGCGCGTTTATTTTAGGCTGGTCCTTGTCCGTTTCATGGAAACATCTCGTTGCTTTTGGTGAAGGGAATTTTGGACGTATTGTTGGATTAGCAATCATAGGGGTTTGTGCCTCGGTCTATTTGTTCATTCATAATCTTTTCTATGACTGGCTATACACTTCTGTAAATCAAAGTATTCAGCCGAGCATGTCCGTTGTGATGATCGTCGTATCTCTTTTGTTTCTTTGTAATGCTATAGGGTCTTGGGTGGCTCGTCATCGTTCTTCTGTACTCTTCTCCATCCTTTACGTTTGGTTAATAAGGTTAGGTGAAGCAAAACCTAACTCAGTAGAAAGTCATCCAAACTATCTTAAACAACTTTTATCTCAAGGAGGTAATGAGTGA
- a CDS encoding GNAT family N-acetyltransferase, with the protein MKYMIREMNENDIKQVQSVAKISWHDTYEGMIPTHIQENFLKNAYNDKSMIQRMERSHLYIAEIDQKIIGFANFSPVKEKGVVELFAIYLLPDFQGLGVGTALLDEGIKRLNGVKKIYINVEKDNQKGKNFYLSKGFKLVEEFDDPIDDYVLQTERMALIL; encoded by the coding sequence ATGAAATATATGATACGTGAAATGAATGAAAACGATATTAAACAAGTACAAAGCGTAGCTAAAATTAGTTGGCATGATACATATGAAGGAATGATCCCCACTCACATACAGGAGAACTTTTTGAAAAATGCATACAATGATAAAAGCATGATTCAAAGAATGGAACGCTCTCATCTTTATATTGCTGAAATAGATCAAAAGATTATCGGATTTGCTAATTTTTCTCCTGTTAAAGAAAAAGGAGTAGTTGAGCTTTTTGCTATTTACTTACTTCCTGATTTCCAGGGTCTTGGAGTAGGAACGGCATTGCTAGATGAAGGAATTAAAAGACTAAATGGAGTGAAGAAAATCTATATAAACGTTGAAAAGGACAACCAAAAAGGAAAGAATTTTTATCTTTCCAAAGGATTTAAACTAGTTGAAGAATTTGATGATCCCATTGATGATTATGTACTACAAACTGAGAGAATGGCTTTGATATTGTAG
- a CDS encoding DUF2294 domain-containing protein, with the protein MRKTKGSIEAEISKAITQWEKDFLGRGSVSVKTDIVSNMIIVNLHGILSPAEYVMCETKDGLLAVKKIRSDLVESGIDELKKIILNVTGEEVKTFHTDISTRTGERMMVFKLFKNYEKTFE; encoded by the coding sequence ATGAGGAAAACAAAAGGATCTATAGAAGCCGAAATTAGTAAGGCGATTACTCAGTGGGAAAAAGATTTTCTAGGACGTGGTTCTGTTTCGGTCAAGACAGATATTGTTAGCAATATGATTATTGTTAATTTACATGGAATCTTATCACCGGCTGAATATGTCATGTGCGAAACAAAAGATGGATTACTAGCTGTAAAGAAAATACGTTCAGATTTAGTTGAGTCTGGTATAGATGAATTAAAGAAAATCATTCTTAATGTCACAGGAGAAGAAGTGAAGACATTCCATACAGATATCAGTACCCGAACGGGAGAAAGAATGATGGTCTTTAAATTATTTAAAAACTATGAAAAAACATTTGAATAA
- a CDS encoding GNAT family N-acetyltransferase, giving the protein MHWYDKLNQYFPIEEMKSKEHIELLLDEKSDIYYKDEGPEHVLLYAELDEFVFIDYIYVAKEARGKGLGYKLLKKLKDKQKPIILEVEPVDYQDSDTEKRLHFYAREGFEHATSIGYNRKSLATNETNSLEILYWSPTNESKKSILNRMKQTYEKIHTYKDKHLYGEAYQPVDQVLKIEEGKEDILKPISVK; this is encoded by the coding sequence ATGCATTGGTATGATAAGCTTAATCAATATTTCCCTATAGAAGAAATGAAGTCCAAAGAACATATTGAACTGTTATTAGACGAGAAGAGTGATATTTACTATAAAGATGAAGGTCCCGAACATGTTCTACTTTATGCGGAATTAGATGAGTTTGTGTTTATCGACTATATCTATGTGGCAAAAGAAGCACGAGGTAAAGGGCTTGGTTACAAACTACTAAAGAAATTGAAAGATAAACAGAAACCGATCATTTTAGAAGTGGAGCCTGTTGATTATCAAGACAGTGATACAGAAAAGCGATTGCATTTTTATGCTCGTGAAGGATTTGAACACGCTACCTCAATAGGATATAACCGCAAATCATTAGCTACAAATGAGACAAATTCATTAGAAATCCTCTATTGGTCTCCAACAAATGAGTCTAAAAAAAGCATCTTAAATAGAATGAAGCAAACGTATGAGAAAATTCATACTTATAAAGATAAACACTTATATGGAGAGGCATATCAACCTGTTGATCAAGTGCTAAAGATCGAAGAGGGCAAAGAAGATATTTTAAAACCTATTTCGGTAAAGTGA
- a CDS encoding ABC transporter ATP-binding protein has protein sequence MTAMVELKNVTKTIKGKKIIDDLSFEVNHGEVFGFLGPNGAGKTTTIRMIVGLIGITEGDILINGKSVQRDFADAMKDVGAIVENPELYKFLTGYQNLMQFVRMTKGVTKERIDEVVELVDLKDNIHKKVKTYSLGMRQRLGLAQCLLHQPKVLILDEPTNGLDPAGIREMRDHLRKLAKEENMCIIVSSHLLSEMEMMCDRIAIISKGKLVNVQNVHEQMEENERSYLFEIDKLEEAISLLEGKGYSVLKEQDGLVVSTNREGIPFIIKLMVEKDINMYGIKEVKRTLEERFLEITAN, from the coding sequence ATGACAGCAATGGTGGAGCTGAAAAATGTAACCAAAACGATAAAAGGGAAGAAGATTATTGATGATTTATCATTCGAAGTAAATCATGGAGAAGTGTTTGGGTTTCTAGGACCAAATGGTGCAGGTAAAACAACAACGATTCGCATGATAGTTGGACTCATTGGTATTACCGAAGGGGATATATTGATTAATGGGAAAAGTGTCCAAAGAGACTTTGCTGATGCGATGAAAGATGTTGGGGCAATCGTCGAAAATCCTGAATTGTATAAATTTTTAACGGGGTATCAAAATTTGATGCAGTTTGTTCGAATGACTAAAGGAGTGACGAAAGAACGAATTGATGAAGTTGTCGAACTCGTTGATTTAAAAGATAATATTCATAAAAAGGTGAAAACCTATTCTTTAGGAATGAGACAACGATTAGGCCTAGCTCAATGTTTACTTCACCAACCGAAAGTGTTAATTTTGGATGAGCCAACAAATGGGTTGGACCCAGCCGGAATTAGGGAAATGAGAGATCACTTACGTAAACTAGCAAAAGAAGAAAACATGTGTATTATTGTTTCTAGTCACCTCCTTTCAGAAATGGAGATGATGTGCGACCGTATCGCAATTATTAGTAAAGGAAAACTAGTGAATGTTCAAAATGTTCATGAACAAATGGAAGAGAATGAACGCTCCTATTTATTTGAAATAGACAAGCTTGAAGAAGCCATCAGTTTATTAGAAGGTAAGGGGTATAGTGTATTGAAAGAACAGGATGGCCTTGTTGTTTCAACGAATAGAGAAGGCATTCCTTTTATCATTAAACTAATGGTGGAAAAGGATATTAATATGTACGGAATCAAAGAAGTTAAACGAACATTAGAAGAGCGTTTCTTAGAAATAACAGCGAACTAG
- a CDS encoding ABC transporter permease, which yields MVNLIANEWIKIFKRVGTYVMIGLVLLVICAFVAGMVYFEGMQTQEEQLDWRVELQSENQMLEENAEYDDYSLEQLKINEYRLENNIPPVNETTAWTFMGENANVLSFAGLFTIIIAAGIVASEFSWGTIKVLLIRPVSRFKILLSKYITVVLFGIVITAIVFVFSGLLGLLFFGTGDSTSNVHLAYSNGEVVEQSIFLHIVKSYLFNSIDILMVMTMAFMISSAFRSSSLAIGLSIFLLIAGGNITFILSQKFDFAKYSLFANTNLTQYFNGTPLVEGMTLPFSITMLLIYFVIFQVVAFAVFMKRDVSI from the coding sequence ATGGTAAATTTAATTGCAAATGAATGGATCAAAATATTTAAACGTGTTGGAACGTACGTTATGATTGGTCTTGTCCTTTTAGTTATCTGTGCATTTGTTGCTGGTATGGTGTACTTTGAGGGAATGCAAACTCAAGAAGAACAGTTAGATTGGCGAGTAGAATTACAAAGTGAGAATCAAATGTTGGAAGAAAATGCTGAGTATGATGATTATTCTCTTGAGCAATTAAAGATTAATGAATATCGTTTAGAGAATAATATTCCTCCGGTTAATGAAACAACTGCTTGGACATTTATGGGGGAGAATGCTAACGTTTTAAGTTTTGCTGGACTTTTTACAATTATTATAGCTGCAGGTATTGTTGCGAGTGAATTTTCATGGGGAACTATAAAGGTCCTGCTGATTAGACCTGTAAGCCGTTTTAAAATTTTATTATCTAAATATATTACAGTTGTACTCTTTGGTATAGTAATTACCGCGATTGTTTTTGTTTTCTCTGGGTTACTAGGTTTACTCTTTTTCGGAACGGGCGATTCTACTAGCAACGTTCATTTAGCTTATAGTAACGGAGAAGTGGTTGAACAAAGTATCTTTTTACATATTGTTAAGTCATACTTGTTTAACTCCATTGATATCTTGATGGTGATGACTATGGCATTTATGATATCCTCAGCTTTTAGAAGTTCATCGCTTGCAATTGGATTGTCTATCTTCTTATTAATTGCTGGTGGGAATATCACTTTTATCCTATCCCAAAAGTTTGATTTCGCGAAGTATAGCTTGTTTGCGAATACGAACCTAACTCAATATTTTAATGGAACGCCGTTGGTCGAAGGAATGACTTTGCCATTTTCTATAACTATGCTTCTTATTTATTTTGTTATTTTTCAGGTTGTTGCCTTTGCGGTATTTATGAAACGAGACGTATCAATATAA
- a CDS encoding ABC transporter ATP-binding protein, giving the protein MEKVIDVQSLRKDFKSYSSRSGLKGAFRDLFTRNYQVISAVKDITFSVNEGEMVGYIGENGAGKSTSIKMLTGILTPTSGVVRVNGMDPHREREKFVRTIGVVFGQRSQLWWDIAVQESFRLLQKVYKVSEEEYQEHMGHVIESLDIGSLLDKPVRKLSLGQRMRCELAAALLHKPKLLFLDEPTIGLDVLVKLKIRNFLKEMNQKYNTTILLTTHDLSDIEALCERVVMLDEGKIIYDGKLAELRSSWGDGKQIEFQFFEKVKKDDVVSLFTDLQVDWSEGDRDNVWVANVANDEHVVSEVIRVVVDSFRISDIKIHEISTEEVIRNIYEEGILNG; this is encoded by the coding sequence GTGGAAAAGGTTATTGATGTTCAATCGTTACGAAAAGATTTTAAGTCATACTCAAGTCGATCTGGACTTAAAGGTGCGTTTCGTGATTTATTTACACGTAATTATCAAGTGATCTCAGCAGTTAAAGACATTACCTTCTCTGTAAATGAAGGGGAGATGGTTGGATATATAGGAGAAAATGGGGCCGGGAAATCGACTAGTATAAAAATGTTAACAGGGATTTTGACACCAACATCTGGAGTCGTTCGTGTCAATGGGATGGACCCTCATCGTGAACGAGAGAAGTTTGTTCGAACGATTGGGGTTGTGTTTGGTCAGCGTTCTCAGCTATGGTGGGATATTGCTGTTCAAGAATCATTTCGGCTGTTACAGAAGGTTTATAAGGTTTCAGAAGAAGAGTATCAAGAACATATGGGACATGTAATTGAGTCTCTTGATATTGGTTCGCTTCTTGATAAACCAGTCCGAAAGTTATCTCTTGGGCAAAGAATGAGATGTGAATTAGCGGCAGCCCTTCTTCATAAACCGAAATTACTATTTTTGGATGAACCTACGATCGGTCTTGATGTTTTAGTTAAATTAAAGATTCGTAACTTCTTAAAGGAAATGAATCAAAAATACAATACTACGATTCTATTAACGACACATGACTTATCGGATATTGAGGCTTTATGTGAGCGAGTGGTTATGCTTGATGAAGGAAAAATTATCTACGATGGGAAATTGGCAGAGCTTCGTTCAAGTTGGGGAGATGGTAAGCAAATAGAATTTCAGTTCTTCGAAAAAGTAAAAAAGGATGATGTTGTTTCTCTGTTTACCGACCTACAAGTAGATTGGTCTGAAGGTGATCGTGACAATGTTTGGGTAGCCAATGTGGCGAACGATGAGCACGTCGTTTCTGAGGTGATTCGCGTAGTCGTTGATTCCTTTCGAATAAGTGATATTAAGATTCATGAAATATCTACCGAAGAAGTTATTCGAAATATATATGAAGAGGGGATTCTCAATGGCTAA
- a CDS encoding ABC transporter permease: MAKYIEMIRIRFLMMLAYRTNYYSGILIYSINIGAYYFLWSAIYGDKAQIEGLSVVQMTSYVAIAWMARAFYFNNIDREIAQEIKEGKVAVEFIRPYHYLLMKTMQGLGEGIFRLTFFSLPGMFIVSLIFPIEFSTSVSTWVFFSLSIVLSFIVNTQINLLTGVMTFFFFNNDGLIRAKRVVIDLFSGLLLPISFYPMWAQNVMDFLPFQAISYIPSMIFTGGFAGSEIAEALFLQFIWTLILIVPIQGFWMIAKKKLVVQGG; this comes from the coding sequence ATGGCTAAATATATTGAGATGATCCGCATTCGTTTTTTAATGATGCTCGCTTATCGAACGAATTATTATAGTGGAATTTTAATTTATAGCATTAATATTGGTGCATACTATTTTTTGTGGAGTGCCATTTATGGAGATAAGGCTCAAATTGAAGGCCTTTCTGTTGTTCAAATGACGAGTTATGTGGCCATAGCTTGGATGGCAAGAGCGTTTTATTTTAATAATATTGATCGGGAAATTGCCCAAGAAATTAAAGAAGGTAAAGTAGCAGTAGAGTTTATTAGACCTTATCATTATTTACTAATGAAAACGATGCAAGGACTCGGAGAAGGAATCTTTCGTCTAACATTTTTCTCTCTTCCAGGCATGTTTATTGTCAGTTTGATTTTTCCTATTGAATTTTCAACTTCTGTTTCTACGTGGGTGTTTTTTAGTCTGTCTATTGTACTCAGTTTTATCGTGAATACCCAGATAAATTTATTAACAGGGGTTATGACGTTCTTTTTCTTTAACAATGATGGATTAATTCGTGCGAAACGTGTCGTCATTGATTTATTTTCAGGATTGCTTTTGCCGATCAGCTTTTATCCGATGTGGGCACAAAATGTAATGGACTTTTTACCATTTCAAGCGATTAGTTATATTCCTAGTATGATCTTCACCGGAGGATTTGCTGGAAGTGAAATAGCTGAGGCACTTTTTCTTCAATTTATATGGACACTTATCTTAATTGTGCCGATTCAAGGGTTTTGGATGATAGCGAAAAAGAAACTAGTAGTGCAGGGAGGGTAG
- a CDS encoding ABC transporter permease: MNYVSMFFLYISQYMKTRLTYRVDMVMEILSDLLFQGVNLIFILVVFDHTSFLNGWNRDEIIFIYGFFLVPFAVFASFFNIWDFNERYIVKGEMDRILTRPLHSLYQVVLERMELESLFGMITGLAIMFYAGANLGLSVSWYDPFIFVVLVLGGVFVYASIFIMLASISFWSDSRTSIIPMMYNIGNYGRYPVDIYNKVIRFVLTWILPFAFVGVYPSAYFLKREEWYGYAFLTPVVGAVFFIISIMIWNKGVTKYRGAGN, translated from the coding sequence ATGAATTATGTATCAATGTTCTTTCTTTATATCTCCCAATATATGAAAACGAGATTAACTTATCGAGTGGATATGGTGATGGAAATCCTTTCTGATTTACTGTTTCAAGGAGTCAATCTTATCTTTATCCTTGTTGTATTTGATCATACGAGTTTTTTGAATGGATGGAATCGAGATGAAATTATTTTTATTTATGGTTTTTTCCTTGTTCCATTTGCTGTGTTCGCTTCGTTTTTTAATATTTGGGATTTTAATGAAAGGTATATTGTTAAAGGAGAAATGGATCGAATTTTAACAAGACCTCTTCATAGTTTATATCAAGTGGTTTTAGAGAGGATGGAGCTTGAGTCGTTATTTGGTATGATCACAGGTTTAGCCATCATGTTTTATGCTGGAGCTAACTTAGGGTTAAGTGTGTCTTGGTACGATCCATTCATCTTTGTTGTACTCGTACTAGGTGGTGTATTCGTTTACGCGAGTATTTTTATTATGCTAGCTAGTATTAGCTTTTGGTCTGATAGCCGAACGAGCATCATCCCAATGATGTACAACATCGGCAACTATGGAAGGTATCCAGTTGATATTTATAATAAAGTTATTCGTTTTGTTTTAACGTGGATTTTGCCGTTTGCATTTGTCGGTGTCTATCCTTCGGCTTATTTCTTAAAACGAGAAGAATGGTATGGGTATGCTTTTTTAACTCCTGTAGTAGGAGCCGTTTTCTTTATTATTTCAATTATGATTTGGAACAAAGGGGTCACGAAATATCGAGGTGCAGGTAATTAA
- a CDS encoding DinB family protein yields MITFFEYNWQVRDEWFEWSSNLTREYLVEKRVGGVESILYTLFHIVEVESSWIRGIQGKEEILIEFKHYNELEKVKKLSDTYRKEIINFLKSSLYESSNALITVPWDEDSYSKEDILHHIIAHEIHYIGQLSIWAREIGLKPISTSFIERERRGINHF; encoded by the coding sequence ATGATTACATTTTTTGAATATAATTGGCAAGTTAGAGATGAATGGTTTGAATGGAGTAGTAATTTAACACGTGAATACTTAGTAGAAAAGCGTGTAGGTGGAGTAGAAAGTATCCTCTATACTCTTTTTCATATAGTCGAGGTAGAATCTAGTTGGATAAGAGGAATTCAAGGAAAAGAAGAAATATTGATAGAGTTTAAACATTACAACGAGCTGGAGAAAGTAAAAAAGCTGTCAGATACATATCGTAAAGAGATCATTAATTTCTTAAAATCTAGTTTATATGAATCTAGTAATGCCCTTATTACGGTTCCTTGGGATGAAGATTCCTATTCCAAAGAGGATATTTTACATCATATAATTGCTCACGAAATCCATTATATTGGTCAACTTTCCATTTGGGCAAGAGAAATAGGTTTAAAGCCGATATCAACATCTTTTATAGAAAGAGAGCGAAGGGGGATTAATCATTTTTAA
- a CDS encoding threonine/serine exporter family protein — MNEIKTYDIMDICLLAGKIMLVSGAETYRVEDTMTRIAISYGAHNSHSFVTPTGIMLSIEGNEPTKTKLVRISERTTNLKKVTLVNSISRKIVAREIPLSEAYQQLKDIEKEHHTYPLYQQILAAAFASGCFTIMFKGSFIDFLPSLICGGVGFYCLVLFHRLLSIKFFAEFTASVAIGILSYLLIMIGIGDHMDKVIIGSVMPLVPGLLITNAVRDLIAGHLVSGLSKGAEAFLTAFAIGSGVAVAISLL, encoded by the coding sequence ATGAATGAAATTAAAACGTACGATATTATGGATATATGCTTATTAGCAGGAAAAATAATGCTGGTTAGTGGTGCGGAAACATATAGAGTGGAAGACACGATGACGAGAATTGCCATTTCATACGGGGCCCATAACTCTCATAGTTTTGTTACACCTACAGGTATTATGCTTTCAATTGAGGGGAATGAACCGACGAAAACGAAGCTCGTGCGGATATCGGAGAGAACTACAAATTTAAAAAAAGTGACGCTGGTTAACTCGATTTCACGGAAAATTGTCGCTCGTGAAATCCCCCTTTCTGAAGCTTATCAGCAGTTAAAGGATATTGAAAAAGAACATCATACATATCCTCTATACCAACAAATACTAGCAGCTGCTTTTGCAAGTGGTTGCTTCACTATTATGTTTAAAGGCTCTTTCATTGATTTTTTACCTTCCTTAATTTGTGGAGGAGTTGGTTTTTATTGTTTAGTTCTTTTTCATCGCTTGCTTTCTATCAAATTTTTTGCTGAATTTACTGCCTCTGTTGCTATCGGTATCTTATCTTATTTATTAATAATGATAGGGATAGGAGATCATATGGATAAGGTGATTATCGGTTCGGTTATGCCGCTAGTTCCAGGGCTATTAATAACAAATGCCGTAAGGGATCTCATTGCAGGCCACCTTGTTTCTGGCCTTTCAAAAGGGGCAGAGGCCTTTTTAACTGCCTTTGCTATTGGGTCGGGTGTGGCAGTAGCAATATCTTTGTTATAA